A segment of the Leptolyngbya sp. NIES-3755 genome:
TCCGCGAGTCATGGAATACTTCCCGGCTCTGCTCGATCGAGATGCGAGTGATGCTTTAGCTGATCGAATTGAAGCAAAGATTCGTGCTTATGAGCAGGAATAATAATTAACTGGACTGCTAGTACGAGAAACCAAGGTTTTCACGGCTTGCTTGATCGAAAAATTAGTTAGACTGGAATTAGCTAGATAGCATTTCAGTCTAACTAATTTTTTGATCAAGCTTTTCCTACTCTTAGAATCCTCTTAAAGTAACATTAAGACCTGTAAAAAAGGTTA
Coding sequences within it:
- a CDS encoding GCN5-related N-acetyltransferase (similar to AA sequence:cyanobase_aa:Cyan7425_4991) translates to MSNIIESSTERLNLRQWRNNDREFFAQMSADPRVMEYFPALLDRDASDALADRIEAKIRAYEQE